One genomic region from Salvia hispanica cultivar TCC Black 2014 chromosome 2, UniMelb_Shisp_WGS_1.0, whole genome shotgun sequence encodes:
- the LOC125207967 gene encoding uncharacterized protein LOC125207967, protein MDLSSTKYLEPATLFSCQGGEGAMEGNNGLCKGGLKNPFLDSFSDPLCKLNLKETSDFVKSFPVGEGRGISEISVTRRNVEAPPTPGRPVFSFSNTSNFARKSFPSKWDDAEKWILGGSSCNDSPANNHGLFKSLDHTTSRMYSRQCSGYKPNLGEICAEKSRITEEKVSKVISSFQGPLVLDHHHSRGGPVNGVALSASEDVLLKDKFPNELNQIIPKFGCSEPMQEGFLFGNSFKKSTEITEEVKHRDIGTEMTPLGSSTTSRCPTPFKSTSPARHTTPANRSGPLGPSGADTMDITQLQECHLAKLHLGTQFDSVASNWSSREEEEEDVSKSLRHFEMSTECRKSVSESRSAGWQEEEKTKSCLRYQREEANIEAWVNLQSAKAEAESRKLEVKIQKMRANLEEKLMKRMADVHRKAEEWRAEAQFQHSEQVRKVGLQAQKVMNRRKHSKNNNTNNNNSHFSGHKSCGCFPCNNHL, encoded by the exons ATGGATCTCAGCAGCACCAAGTATTTAGAGCCTGCAACCTTGTTTTCATGTCAAGGG ggagAAGGAGCAATGGAGGGGAATAATGGGCTGTGCAAGGGGGGTTTAAAGAACCCATTTTTGGATTCCTTTTCTGACCCTCTTTGCAAGCTGAATCTCAAGGAGACCTCAGACTTTGTCAAGTCATTTCCAGTGGGAGAGGGCAGGGGCATTTCTGAGATTTCAGTGACAAGGAGGAATGTGGAGGCTCCCCCAACTCCTGGGAGGCCTGTTTTCAGCTTCAGCAACACTTCAAATTTTGCAAGAAAGAGCTTCCCTTCAAAATGGGATGATGCTGAGAAATGGATTCTTGGTGGGAGTTCTTGCAATGACTCCCCTGCTAACAATCATGGCTTGTTCAAGTCACTGGATCACACTACCTCAAGGATGTACTCCAGGCAATGCAGTGGGTACAAGCCCAACCTTGGTGAAATCTGTGCTGAGAAGTCAAGGATCACTGAGGAGAAGGTCTCAAAGGTGATTTCATCTTTTCAAGGGCCTCTGGTTCTTGATCACCATCACAGCAGAGGTGGACCAGTAAATGGGGTTGCACTTTCAGCCTCAGAAGATGTACTTTTAAAAG ATAAATTCCCAAATGAGTTGAATCAAATAATCCCCAAATTTGGATGCTCTGAGCCAATGCAAGAAGGGTTTCTATTTGGAAACAGTTTCAAGAAATCAACTGAAATAACAGAGGAAGTGAAACACAGAGACATTGGCACAGAAATGACTCCTCTTGGCAGCTCCACCACCTCGAGGTGCCCGACTCCGTTCAAGAGCACGTCCCCCGCGCGCCACACCACGCCCGCCAACCGGTCCGGCCCGTTGGGCCCGAGTGGCGCAGACACCATGGACATAACTCAGCTGCAGGAGTGCCATTTAGCAAAGCTGCACCTTGGCACACAGTTTGATTCGGTCGCCTCAAATTGGAGCTCgagggaggaggaagaggaagacgTCTCGAAGAGCTTGAGGCACTTCGAGATGAGCACCGAGTGCAGGAAAAGCGTATCGGAGTCCAGGAGTGCCGGCTGGCAGGAAGAGGAGAAAACCAAGAGCTGCCTAAG GTATCAAAGAGAAGAAGCAAACATTGAAGCTTGGGTGAATCTACAAAGTGCAAAAGCAGAAGCTGAATCAAGAAAGCTTGAG GTGAAGATACAGAAAATGAGGGCCAATTTGGAGGAGAAGCTGATGAAGAGGATGGCGGACGTGCATAGGAAGGCTGAGGAGTGGAGGGCCGAGGCGCAGTTTCAGCATTCGGAGCAGGTTCGGAAAGTCGGGCTGCAAGCACAGAAGGTGATGAACAGAAGGAAACATAGCAAAAACAACAACACCAACAACAATAACTCTCACTTCTCAGGGCACAAGTCTTGTGGCTGCTTCCCTTGTAATAACCATCTATAg
- the LOC125203943 gene encoding proteasome subunit alpha type-5 codes for MFLTRTEYDRGVNTFSPEGRLFQVEYAIEAIKLGSTAIGVKTKEGVVLAVEKRITSPLLEPSSVEKIMEIDEHIGCAMSGLIADARTLVEHARVETQNHRFSYGEPMTVESTTQALCDLALRFGEGDEESMSRPFGVSLLIAGHDENGPCLYYTDPSGTFWQCNAKAIGSGSEGADSSLQEQYNKELTLKEAETIALSILKQVMEEKVTANNVDIAKVSPKYHLYSPSEVEEVISRL; via the exons ATGTTTCTCACAAG gaCTGAGTATGATAGAGGAGTCAATACTTTCTCCCCTGAAGGGCGATTGTTTCAAGTTGAATATGCAATTGAGGCGATTAAG TTGGGTTCAACTGCAATTGGTGTAAAGACTAAGGAAGGAGTTGTTCTTGCTGTCGAGAAGCGGATTACCTCCCCGCTGCTG GAGCCGAGCAGTGTGGAGAAAATTATGGAAATTGATGAACATATAGGGTGTGCCATGAGTGGCTTAATTGCTGATGCCCGCACACTGGTTGAACATGCACGAGTTGAAACTCAG AACCACAGATTCTCTTACGGTGAGCCGATGACTGTTGAGTCTACTACTCAAGCCCTTTGTGATCTTGCTCTACGATTTGGTGAAGGTGATGAAGAATCAATG TCCAGACCTTTTGGCGTATCTCTTCTCATTGCTGGTCATGATGAGAATGGCCCTTGCCT GTACTACACCGACCCATCGGGCACTTTCTGGCAATGCAATGCAAAAGCCATCGGGTCAGGTTCTGAAGGTGCAGACAGCTCTTTGCAGGAGCAGTATAACAAG GAACTGACCCTCAAGGAAGCTGAAACCATCGCACTCTCCATTCTGAAGCAAGTCATGGAGGAGAAG GTGACGGCCAACAATGTCGATATTGCTAAGGTTTCGCCAAAATACCATCTCTACTCCCCCTCAGAAGTTGAAGAAGTCATCAGCCGCCTATGA
- the LOC125207585 gene encoding alanine aminotransferase 2-like has translation MRKFAAEKSKNLLAHRKFLAGGLLHPTASSSSLVSSHSHHNLLPHSSLLLRFLTTSAANPSAPSESMSSDYSSTPVKIDSINPKVLECEYAVRGEIVNLAQKLQEDLKVNPDSHPFDEIIYCNIGNPQSLGQQPITFFREVLALCDHPAILDKGETQGIFSADSIERAFQILDQIPGRATGAYSHSQGVKGLRDTICAGIEARDGFPADPNDIFLTDGASPAVHMMMQLLIRSKNDGILCPIPQYPLYSASIALHGGSLVPYYLDEATGWGLEVSDVKKQLETARSKGIDVRALVVINPGNPTGQVLAESNQQQIVEFCKKEGLVLLADEVYQENVYVPDKHFHSFKKVARSMGYGEKDISLVSFQSVSKGYYGECGKRGGYMEVTGFAPEIREQMYKLASVNLCSNISGQILASLVMSPPKVGDESYESYTAERDAILSSLARRAKTLEDALNSLEGVTCNRAEGAMYLFPRIALPNKAIEAAKAVKSAPDAFYARRLLNATGVVVVPGSGFGQVPGTWHFRCTILPQEDRIPAIVSRLTEFHQAFMNEYRD, from the exons ATGAGGAAATTTGCCGctgaaaaatccaaaaatttattagCCCACAGGAAATTCCTGGCTGGCGGTTTGCTGCATCCCAccgcttcttcttcttcactcgTCTCGTCGCATTCACATCATAATCTGCTGCCTCATTCGTCGCTCCTCCTGCGTTTCCTGACCACTTCTGCTGCCAATCCCTCTGCCCCTTCTGAATCCATGTCTTCTGATTATTCCTCCACTCCTGTTAAGATTGATTCCATCAATCCCAAG GTTTTGGAGTGTGAGTATGCAGTCCGCGGTGAAATCGTGAACCTTGCCCAG AAATTGCAAGAAGATTTGAAGGTCAATCCGGATTCTCATCCTTTCGATGAG ATCATATACTGCAATATTGGAAACCCTCAATCTCTTGGCCAACAGCCAATCACCTTTTTCAGAGAG GTCCTTGCTTTATGTGATCATCCTGCCATTTTGGATAAAGGTGAAACACAGGGGATATTTAG CGCTGATTCCATCGAGCGGGCATTTCAGATACTTGACCAGATTCCTGGACGAGCCACTGGAGCTTATAGCCACAGCCAG GGTGTCAAAGGCCTGCGCGACACAATATGCGCTGGCATTGAAGCTCGTGATGGATTCCCAGCTGATCCCAATGATATCTTCTTGACAGATGGTGCAAGCCCTGCG gTGCATATGATGATGCAGCTATTGATAAGATCGAAAAATGACGGCATCCTTTGTCCTATTCCTCAGTACCCTCTGTATTCCGCTTCGATTGCCCTGCATGGAGGCTCTCTC GTTCCTTATTATCTCGACGAGGCAACAGGATGGGGTTTAGAAGTCTCTGATGTTAAGAAGCAATTGGAAACTGCAAGATCAAAGGGCATCGACGTCAGGGCTTTAGTTGTTATAAATCCAGGCAATCCCACCGGGCAG GTTTTGGCTGAGAGCAACCAACAGCAAATTGTCGAGTTCTGCAAGAAGGAAGGACTCGTTCTTTTGGCCGATGAG GTATACCAAGAAAATGTATACGTGCCCGACAAACATTTTCACTCGTTCAAGAAAGTTGCACGTTCCATGGGCTACGGGGAGAAAGATATTTCCTTAGTTTCATTCCAATCCGTGTCGAAAG GTTACTACGGAGAATGTGGGAAACGAGGAGGTTACATGGAAGTAACTGGTTTCGCTCCCGAGATAAGGGAGCAGATGTACAAACTAGCATCAGTTAATCTTTGCTCTAACATATCCGGTCAGATTCTTGCAAGCCTCGTCATGAGCCCACCAAAG GTCGGTGATGAATCGTATGAATCTTACACCGCTGAGAGAGATGCAATTTTATCCTCCCTAGCGAGACGGGCCAAG ACTCTTGAAGATGCACTGAATAGTTTGGAAGGAGTAACCTGCAACCGGGCCGAAGGAGCAATGTATCTGTTCCCTCGCATTGCCTTGCCAAACAAAGCAATCGAAGCTGCAAAGGCGGTGAAATCTGCCCCAGACGCATTCTATGCCCGTCGCCTCCTCAATGCCACCGGAGTGGTAGTCGTTCCTGGTTCTGGCTTCGGACAG GTTCCCGGCACGTGGCATTTCAGATGCACGATTTTACCTCAAGAGGACAGGATTCCAGCCATCGTGTCTCGCCTCACGGAGTTTCACCAAGCGTTCATGAACGAGTATCGCGACTGA
- the LOC125207357 gene encoding pectinesterase-like, with product MLHFQQFFAGKSFSGEKKLLLATIILAAAVAAAGDSATLKISAAHALARSSCSGTLYPELCYSAIAASIDGGKKVESGKDVIFLSLNVTIAAVQRNYAAIGRLIADNKSNFTKREKLALNDCLETLDETLDELKTAVKELNEYPFKKSIEAHVDDLKTLLSSAITNQETCLDGFSYSDTDKHVREVFIGGQVVRVEKLCSNSLAMLTNMTRKDIDDERRLHGGRRLAEGVWPEWLSAGDRRLLQSSAVTPDAVVAADGTGDYKTVAEAVEAAPEKSKTRYVIRIKAGVYKENVEVPKKKTNIMFVGDGRTTTIITASKNVVDGSTTFKSATVAVVGEKFLARDITFQNTAGPSKHQAVALRVGSDLSAFYKCDILAYQDTLYVHSNRNFFINCLIAGTVDFIFGNAASVFQDCDIHARRPNSGQKNMFTAHGRTDPNQNTGIVIQKSRIGATSDLQSVQKSFPTYLGRPWKEYSRTIIMQSSITDVIDPVGWHVWSGDFALDTLTYREYQNTGAGASTSDRVDWKGYKVITSTAEAEGYTPGEFIAGGSWLPSTTFPYSLGL from the exons atgttacacTTTCAACAATTCTTCGCCGGAAAGTCATTTTCCGGCGAAAAAAAACTCCTCCTCGCCACAATCATACTCGCCGCTGCCGTGGCCGCCGCCGGCGACAGCGCCACCCTCAAAATCTCCGCCGCACACGCCCTCGCCCGATCCTCCTGCAGCGGCACATTGTACCCCGAGCTCTGCTACTCAGCCATCGCCGCCTCGATCGACGGCGGCAAGAAGGTGGAGTCCGGCAAGGACGTCATATTTCTGTCGCTGAACGTGACGATCGCCGCCGTGCAGCGCAACTACGCCGCCATCGGGAGGCTGATCGCCGACAATAAGAGCAACTTCACGAAGCGGGAGAAGTTGGCGTTGAACGACTGCCTCGAGACGCTAGACGAGACGCTAGACGAGCTCAAGACTGCCGTTAAGGAGCTCAACGAGTATCCTTTTAAGAAGTCGATCGAGGCTCATGTCGACGACCTCAAAACCCTACTCTCGTCCGCGATCACCAACCAA gAGACCTGCCTAGACGGCTTCTCGTACAGCGACACAGACAAGCACGTACGAGAAGTCTTCATCGGGGGGCAGGTCGTTCGCGTCGAGAAGCTCTGCAGCAACTCGCTCGCGATGCTGACCAACATGACGCGGAAGGACATCGACGACGAGAGGAGGCTCCACGGCGGGAGGCGGCTCGCGGAGGGGGTGTGGCCGGAGTGGCTGTCGGCGGGGGATCGGCGGCTGCTGCAGTCCTCCGCCGTGACGCCGGACGCGGTGGTGGCGGCCGACGGCACCGGAGACTACAAGACGGTGGCGGAGGCCGTCGAGGCGGCGCCGGAGAAGAGCAAGACGAGGTATGTGATCAGGATCAAGGCCGGGGTTTACAAGGAGAACGTGGAGGtgccgaagaagaagacgaacaTCATGTTCGTCGGCGATGGGCGGACCACCACCATCATCACCGCCAGTAAAAACGTTGTCGATGGAAGCACGACTTTTAAATCCGCTACAGTTG CTGTGGTGGGAGAAAAGTTCTTGGCCCGAGACATCACATTCCAAAACACGGCGGGGCCCTCTAAGCACCAAGCCGTGGCGCTACGGGTCGGGTCGGATCTATCCGCTTTCTACAAATGCGACATATTAGCCTACCAAGACACGCTCTACGTCCACTCCAATCGTAATTTCTTCATAAATTGTCTCATAGCTGGCACGGTTGACTTTATTTTTGGCAACGCAGCCTCTGTGTTTCAAGATTGCGACATCCACGCCCGCCGCCCTAATTCAGGCCAGAAGAACATGTTCACGGCTCATGGCCGCACCGACCCAAACCAGAACACGGGCATCGTGATCCAAAAAAGTAGGATCGGTGCGACTTCTGACTTGCAATCCGTCCAGAAGAGCTTCCCCACGTATCTGGGACGGCCGTGGAAGGAATATTCTAGGACCATCATCATGCAGTCGTCCATAACGGACGTGATAGACCCGGTCGGGTGGCACGTGTGGAGTGGCGATTTTGCCCTTGACACTCTGACTTATAGAGAGTACCAAAACACTGGGGCCGGGGCATCCACGTCGGACAGGGTTGATTGGAAAGGGTACAAGGTGATCACGAGCACGGCCGAGGCGGAGGGCTACACGCCGGGGGAGTTCATCGCCGGTGGGAGTTGGTTGCCTTCAACTACTTTCCCTTATTCACTAGGGTTGTGA
- the LOC125207575 gene encoding uncharacterized protein LOC125207575, whose protein sequence is MEERGSDSGEGAPLMIAMKKGSAAAAEGDDRPGIPQLFSSVPSLNEAAAYLAGTTSIFTRCFPDISIIPASEEPPGNEMVQFVSGDAIEETRSLVTNRNVSSSGHDLSASEFDAPLVHGAITMGSGRASSQNSNAIVPANTNPNGSSIFQGLIEKVRRTVQGSADDIGWLQKDPDMPPVEDGTERFTEILDEIRHGVHRLPNTMIYLLVPGLFSNHGPLYFMSTKTSFLKMGLTCHIAKIHSEASVEKNAKEIKDYIEEIYWGSKKRVLLLGHSKGGIDAAAALSIYWDELKDKVAGLALAQSPYGGSPIASDILREGQLGDYVNMRKLMEILICKVIKGDMQALEDLTYEKRKEFLRKYQLPRELPVVSFHTEARISPAVLATLSRVAHAELPMFSGQPTTLPVIVPLGAAMAACAQLLQIRYGEKSDGLVTCRDAEVPGSIVVRPERKLDHAWMVYSSLNDDPLEADASQVCEALLRMLVEDVRKEKDEAAKKEE, encoded by the exons ATGGAAGAAAGAGGCTCCGATAGCGGTGAGGGCGCACCGCTTATG ATTGCAATGAAAAAGGGAAGCgccgcggcggcggagggagaCGATCGTCCCGGGATTCCTCAATTATTTAGCTCAGTGCCATCTCTGAATGAGGCGGCGGCGTATCTCGCCGGAACCACGTCGATTTTCACCCGCTGTTTCCCTGATATTTCAA TAATCCCTGCATCTGAAGAACCTCCTGGAAATGAAATGGTTCAATTTGTGTCGGGAGATGCTATAGAAGAGACCAGATCTTTAGTAACTAACAGAAATGTTTCTTCAAGTGGACATGATTTATCTGCTTCCGAATTTGATGCTCCGTTAGTCCATGGTGCAATCACTATGGGCTCGGGTCGAGCGTCTTCTCAAAATTCTAATGCGATTGTGCCAGCAAATACCAACCCAAATGGCAGTTCCATTTTTCAGGG CCTCATTGAAAAGGTTAGGCGGACAGTTCAGGGCTCTGCCGATGATATTGGCTGGCTACAAAAAGATCCAGACATGCCACCGGTTGAAGATGGAACTGAAAGATTTACAGAAATACTTGATGAAATACG ACATGGTGTGCACCGGTTGCCAAACACAATGATTTACTTGTTAGTCCCAG GTCTCTTCAGCAACCACGGTCCTCTTTATTTCATGAGCACAAAGACAAGTTTTTTGAAGATGGGGCTCACTTGTCATATAGCCAAAATTCACAGTGAG GCTTCAGTGGAAAAGAATGCCAAAGAGATTAAGGACTATATAGAAGAAATATATTGGGGTTCCAAGAAACGTGTGTTGCTGCTCGGTCATAGTAAAGGCGGAATAGATGCTGCGGCCGCTTTGTCCATATATTGGGATGAACTGAAAGACAAGGTTGCTGGATTAGCGTTAGCGCAGAGTCCATACGGTGGAAGTCCAATCGCTTCTGATATCCTCCGAGAAGGTCAACTTGGCGATTATGTAAACATGCGTAAGCTGATGGAGATCCTCATATGTAAAGTAATCAAG GGCGATATGCAGGCTTTAGAAGACTTGACTTAtgagaaaaggaaagagttCTTGAGGAAATACCAATTACCGAGGGAGCTGCCTGTCGTTTCCTTCCACACCGAGGCGAGGATCTCCCCTGCAGTTTTGGCCACATTATCTCGTGTTGCTCATGCAGAGCTCCCCATGTTCTCTGGGCAACCTACAACGCTGCCTGTGATCGTACCTCTGGGTGCTGCAATGGCTGCCTGCGCGCAGCTGCTTCAGATTAGGTACGGTGAGAAGAGCGATGGGCTTGTCACTTGCCGCGATGCAGAGGTTCCTGGCTCGATCGTGGTCAGGCCAGAGCGCAAGCTAGACCACGCCTGGATGGTGTACTCATCGTTGAACGATGATCCATTAGAAGCAGACGCGTCTCAAGTGTGCGAAGCACTTCTCCGCATGCTCGTTGAGGATGTGAGGAAAGAGAAAGACGAAGCTGCCAAGAAGGAAGAATGA
- the LOC125203242 gene encoding probable ubiquitin-conjugating enzyme E2 33: MGEKACLKRLQKEYRALCKEPVSNVVARPLPNDILEWHYVLEGSQGTPFAGGYYYGKIKFPPEYPFKPPGITMTTPNGRFMTQKKLCLSMSDYHPESWNPMWSVSSILNGLLSFMMDNSPTTGSVSSTEAEKKRLASASLAFNCKNPTFRKLFPEYLEKYEQQLASEQSANQAAQEPVRDENPRPTLKKRGSKVDQNNIDVPKEMNIQQKRRSFPTWLSLMLVCIFAAVMALPLLQL, from the exons ATGGGCGAAAAAGCATGTTTAAAGCGCCTCCAAAAGGAATATAGAGCCCTATGTAAA GAACCTGTCTCCAATGTGGTGGCACGCCCTCTACCAAATGACATTCTTGAGTGGC ATTATGTTTTGGAGGGAAGTCAAGGAACACCCTTTGCAG GTGGATATTACtatggaaaaataaagtttcCACCAGAGTACCCATTTAAACCTCCAGGGATCAC CATGACTACTCCAAATGGACGCTTTATGACACAAAAGAAGTTGTGCCTGTCCATGAGTGATT ACCATCCTGAGAGTTGGAACCCCATGTGGTCTGTCTCAAG CATACTGAATGGGCTCCTCTCATTCATG ATGGATAACAGCCCTACCACTGGCAGTGTCTCAAGTACAGAAGCGGAGAAAAAGAGGCTTGCAAGTGCCTCTCTGGCTTTCAATTGTAAAAA CCCAACTTTTAGGAAACTATTTCCAGAGTACCTAGAGAAATACGAACAACAGTTGGCAAGCGAGCAATCTGCAAATCAGGCAGCACAAGAACCCGTCAGGGATGAAAACCCCCGCCCCACTTTAAAGAAACGCGGATCCAAGGTGGACCAGAATAATATAGATGTCCCGAAAGAGATGAATATCCAGCAGAAACGCCGGTCTTTCC